The Microcystis aeruginosa NIES-843 sequence GAATTAATTCCAAACCGAGATAGAAAACCGAGACAATCAGGGGTAAAGCTTGAAAAGATACTTTCATCCCCGACAACATCAGCAGGTAAATCACCAACATTACCCCCAACATCACCGCTAAAACCCCGGACAAACCCAAGTGTTTACCGAGGATAAATTCGGCCCGACTCAGGGGTTTAGGAATCAAAACTAAAATAGTTCTCTTGTCAATTTCCTTATTAATTAGCCCTGTACCCACAAAAACCGCAACAATTACCCCTAATAACCCGATAGCGGCTAATCCCAAGTCAAGAAAGATTTTCTGATGGGTTCCCACCGCAATTTCTGGTAATAAACGCCAAGCGAAGGCCATCAACAAGGCAAAAAACCCGATAAAGTAAAGAATTCGATCGCGAATAACCTCGCGAAAACCATTAGCTGCGATCGCCCATATTCTCAGGATACTGATACCCATAGCCTTTCATCAAAATAATATCTGTCTTTCCTAGATTAAGAGATTGTTTTATCCCCTCATTATGCCCAATTAGGGTTTGCGGCAAAAAGTTTTTCCTGGGGGCAGGGTGTGGGGTGTGGGGTTTTACCAGTTTTGAGGTGGCCAATTACCTAATTTTCAGGGAAAAAGTGCCTAAATTTCCCCCCGATCACTCCCAGATCCAGTACTTTTTGATTGACAAAAGGTCTAAAAGTCTTACCCAACAAGGTTTTTAGATTTATTCAGCAAGCCCCAATTATTAACGTCCCTATTTGATCGAGAATACACCAATCTATTACTTTTTTGCTGGCCCTGTGTAGGTAATTTTCTCCTCGACAGTTTCGTTTATGGCTTAGGAATATCAATTTTTGAGGTTTGAGGTTTTGGGTATGATTAGGTGTTGACAATCTCACCGTTAAGCCTACGGCTATAATGGGAGATTGCTGCTTCTACTCCTCTTAACTAGACACAATCGGAAAATTATGCCCCCGTCAGACCGAATCCACAAGCATTTTAACTTAACGTCCATCGACTGCCAGGCGGCGGACGGAGCTAAATAAGGATCGGGAGGTCAGTCCCCGTCATACCTAACGATAAAGGGCGCAAACCTTACGCCCTTTACAGAATGATTTTAAACCGATTGCTCTAGCAAAATTGTCTGTTTACCCGATGTTAATAATAACTGGGTTTGCTTAATTTCTCCCTTGTGGTTACGCCATTGAATGTCAACGGGTAGAGCGGTATTAGGGTCAATTTTGCCTAAACCAAAGTGTAATACTGGACTTCTCACGCCAGAATGACCATTGCCCCCATCTACCTGCGCCACCAGCTGACTGCCATCAGGTAGAGACACCTTAACCGCTGCGCCAATTGCGGGGATACCCATTTTCCCCTTTTCTGAAGAGGGATTAGGGGAGAGCGCAGGGTTTAAAAGCTCTAATTCCAGAGATTGACCGATATTTGGACTATCATTGCGATAAAAATAAGAGGTTTC is a genomic window containing:
- a CDS encoding ABC transporter permease, translated to MGISILRIWAIAANGFREVIRDRILYFIGFFALLMAFAWRLLPEIAVGTHQKIFLDLGLAAIGLLGVIVAVFVGTGLINKEIDKRTILVLIPKPLSRAEFILGKHLGLSGVLAVMLGVMLVIYLLMLSGMKVSFQALPLIVSVFYLGLELILIAAVAIAFGVFTSSILATLMTFGVYLMGHISKDLIQLGIISKNANILAITKNIYLILPDLERLNFRNEAVYGLLPSADVLIANALYSLVYTGLLLGISILIFSRRQF